One window of Populus nigra chromosome 5, ddPopNigr1.1, whole genome shotgun sequence genomic DNA carries:
- the LOC133694069 gene encoding protein SOSEKI 2 — MDLRSRRGRGERSELSPDRVKVCTQQPKVKPLKKVQVVYYLSRNGQLEHPHYMEVAHLANQHLRLRDFTDRLTVLRGKGMPSLYSWSCKRSYKNGYVWNDLAENDTIYPSDGAEYVLKGSELVEGCPERLQQLNVSNNRQLIQEPNLHAKRKQLLEPIQQPRQLEETHGTKYYQEYDDEESQESQEEYEDEEKTSYTSSTTPHSRCSRGVSTDELEEQVPRKNPTTESTQHHSPPESTPSILSEKPRQSTNNTSKRFEDGDPVAIVSAPGRNSVLLQLISCGNLTVAKAKNNVPSLKQPAAAVTVNGPNANVVKRSVSDLHRGVLYKTAVKVAEEEMISYMSENPRFGNLQSEEKEYFSGSIIESMSENRVVDEPALKRSNSYNEERCTKAGMEDVQEEVKERAARGKCIPLKKSSSSSKQTKK; from the exons ATGGATCTTCGTTCTAGAAGAGGCAGAGGAGAAAGATCAGAACTGAGCCCAGACAGGGTCAAAGTGTGCACGCAGCAACCAAAGGTCAAACCCCTAAAAAAGGTTCAAGTTGTTTACTACCTATCCAGAAATGGCCAACTTGAGCACCCACATTACATGGAAGTTGCCCATTTGGCCAATCAACACCTTCGTTTGAGAG ATTTCACGGATCGGCTCACAGTTCTCAGAGGAAAAGGCATGCCCTCTCTATATTCTTGGTCTTGCAAAAG gAGCTACAAGAATGGGTATGTTTGGAATGACTTGGCAGAAAATGATACCATCTATCCATCTGATGGAGCTGAATACGTTCTCAAAGGGTCTGAACTCGTTGAAGGATGCCCTG AAAGGCTTCAACAACTTAATGTAAGCAATAATAGACAACTAATTCAGGAACCCAATCTCCATGCAAAGAGAAAACAACTTCTGGAACCTATTCAACAGCCCAGACAACTCGAAGAAACGCATGGAACCAAGTACTATCAAGAATATGATGATGAAGAATCACAGGAATCACAAGAAGAATATGAAGATGAAGAGAAAACAAGCTATACAAGCTCCACAACACCCCACTCTCGCTGTTCAAGAGGGGTATCCACAGACGAACTTGAAGAGCAAGTACCCCGCAAAAACCCCACCACTGAGTCAACTCAACATCACTCCCCCCCAGAATCAACACCCTCAATACTCTCTGAGAAACCCCGTCAAAGCACCAACAATACCTCCAAACGTTTTGAAGACGGTGACCCCGTTGCCATCGTGTCAGCACCGGGTCGTAACTCGGTCTTACTCCAACTCATTTCATGCGGAAACTTGACTGTGGCCAAAGCAAAAAACAATGTGCCTAGTTTAAAGCAACCGGCTGCAGCTGTGACAGTGAACGGTCCCAATGCTAACGTGGTTAAAAGGAGTGTAAGCGATCTTCATAGAGGGGTCTTGTATAAAACTGCAGTTAAGGTTGCTGAGGAAGAGATGATTAGCTACATGTCCGAGAATCCTAGGTTTGGAAATCTACAGTCTGAAGAGAAGGAGTATTTTAGTGGCAGCATTATTGAGTCAATGAGTGAGAACCGAGTTGTGGACGAGCCAGCTTTGAAGAGATCCAATTCCTATAATGAAGAAAG GTGCACCAAGGCTGGAATGGAGGATGTTCAGGAAGAAGTGAAGGAGAGAGCAGCAAGAGGCAAATGCATCCCTCTCAAAAAATCTTCATCATCTTCGAAACAAACCAAGAAATGA
- the LOC133695346 gene encoding protein DOWNSTREAM OF FLC-like: MARLLLFALCVLPSLVSAWRMGNPFHVRGRVYCDTCQCGFETKKTTYISGATVRIECKDRTDLQLRYSMEGVTDSTGAYKIKVVGDQADRICHVVLVDSPLADCKTVHPVRNRAEVILTRSNGAISDLHYANSLGFVKDKALPGCAELVKKLLESDE; the protein is encoded by the exons ATGGCTAGGCTGTTACTATTTGCCTTGTGTGTGCTCCCTTCACTTGTTAGCGCATGGAGAATGGGAAACCCTTTCCATGTCCGAGGCCGCGTCTACTGTGACACTTGCCAGTGTGGCTTCGAGACCAAAAAAACTACTTACATATCAG GTGCAACGGTTAGAATTGAATGCAAAGACAGAACAGACTTACAGCTTAGATACAGTATGGAGGGTGTGACAGACTCAACTGGGGCATACAAGATTAAGGTTGTGGGCGACCAAGCGGACAGGATTTGCcatgttgttcttgttgatagTCCACTGGCTGACTGCAAAACGGTACACCCAGTACGCAACCGTGCTGAAGTTATTCTAACCCGTTCCAACGGTGCCATTTCTGATCTTCATTACGCTAATTCCTTGGGGTTTGTGAAAGACAAGGCGTTGCCTGGGTGTGCTGAATTGGTCAAGAAACTTCTAGAATCCGATGAATAG
- the LOC133693956 gene encoding 2,3-bisphosphoglycerate-dependent phosphoglycerate mutase 1-like — protein MAAVALHRSIRTIQLHGGSNDSASTKEFGNSSLKFISKGFTVDVKFLSDRSHSFSHCKMHFIGAISSHASVVDQILSTSHVTTNFNQNTSIESSLILIRHGESMWNEKNLFTGSVDVPLTKRGIEEAIEAGERISSIPVNMIYTSALIRAQMTAMLAMTQHRQKKIPIIMHDESIQAKEWSQIFSEETIQQSIPVITAWQLNERMYGKLQGLNKEETVVKYGKEKVHEWRRSFDSPPPNGESLEMCSQRAVAYFKENIEPQLQNGRNIMVAAHGNSLRSIIMYLEKLTSQEVTNLELSTGVPLLYIYKHGEFLKRGSPVGPTEYGVYAYTRNLALYRQKLDEMVQ, from the exons ATGGCAGCTGTCGCCTTGCACAGATCCATTAGGACCATTCAGCTCCATGGTGGTAGCAATGATTCTGCCTCTACTAAGGAATTTGGGAATTCCTCATTGAAATTTATCTCAAAGGGTTTTACAGTAGATGTAAAGTTTCTCAGCGACAGGAGTCACAGTTTTAGCCACTGCAAAATGCATTTTATTGGTGCAATTTCTTCTCATGCATCAGTGGTGGATCAAATCTTGTCTACTTCACACGTGACCACCAATTTCAATCAGAACACATCAA TCGAATCTTCCTTGATATTGATCCGGCATGGTGAATCTATGTGGAACGAGAAGAATTTGTTCACTGGTTCTGTTGATGTGCCTTTAACCAAGAGAGGCATAGAGGAAGCCATTGAGGCTGGTGAGCGAATTAGCAGCATACCAGTGAACATGATTTACACATCTGCATTGATTCGTGCACAGATGACAGCTATGCTAGCCATGACTCAACATCGTCAGAAGAAG ATACCCATTATTATGCATGATGAGAGTATACAAGCAAAAGAATGGAGTCAAATTTTCAGTGAAGAAACAATTCAGCAATCTATTCCAGTCATAACTGCTTGGCAATTGAATGAAAGAAT GTATGGGAAGTTGCAGGGTCTTAATAAGGAGGAGACGGTTGTAAAATATGGAAAGGAGAAAGTGCATGAGTGGCGTCGAAGTTTTGATAGTCCTCCCCCAAATGGTGAGAGCTTGGAAATGTGTTCTCAAAGAGCTGTTGcctattttaaagaaaat ATTGAACCCCAGCTTCAGAATGGAAGGAACATAATGGTTGCTGCCCACGGGAATTCTCTGAGGTCCATCATTATGTATCTTGAGAAATTAACTTCTCAGGAG GTTACCAATTTGGAATTATCTACTGGGGTTCCATTACTTTACATATACAAGCATGGGGAATTTTTGAAGAGGGGCAGTCCTGTTGGACCTACAGAGTATGGAGTTTATGCTTATACCAGG AACTTAGCTCTTTACAGGCAAAAATTGGATGAGATGGTGCaataa
- the LOC133693099 gene encoding type I inositol polyphosphate 5-phosphatase 5-like, giving the protein MAPATEIKELRICVATWNVGGKTPDPGLNLEDFLQVEDSADIYVCGFQEIVPLNAGNVLVIEDNEPAARWLALISQALNKPLHDFTNYYSDSSHGSRGLNSNKDSKSHNFFHKPSLKVLSKNYRADSSLLKICNCHEESQPRERQRTRKLSDPINKLESAKELHRRPESCADDMLYIPDMPTSPSSPTNRTYNLIASKQMVGIFLSVWVRKELVPHIGHLRVDSVCRGIMGRLGNKGCISISMSLHQTSFCFVCSHLASGEKEGDELKRNADVAEILKSTQFPKICKHRPRRAPERIVDHDRIIWLGDLNYRVALSYEETKVLLEDNDWDTLLEKDQLNIEREAGRVFKGFKEGQILFAPTYKYTQNSDSYAGETVKSRRKRRTPAWCDRILWRGDGIEQLSYVRRESRFSDHRPVCAVFAAEVEMRNRTTNRFRKGYSCAAAKLEFDSCIPQRHSLYEF; this is encoded by the exons ATGGCACCAGCAACAGAAATTAAAGAACTCAG GATATGTGTTGCAACATGGAACGTGGGAGGAAAGACACCCGACCCTGGCCTCAACCTTGAAGATTTCTTGCAGGTTGAAGATTCTGCTGATATTTATGTCTGCGG GTTTCAGGAAATTGTTCCACTCAATGCTGGAAACGTATTGGTGATTGAAGATAATGAGCCTGCAGCAAGATGGCTAGCTCTTATAAGCCAAGCACTTAACAAACCACTGCATGATTTCACGAACTATTATTCCGACTCAAGCCATGGTTCAAGAGGCCTCAACAGCAATAAAGACTCGAAATCACATAACTTCTTTCATAAGCCTTCTCTGAAAGTGCTTAGCAAAAATTACAGGGCAGATAGTAGCCTACTCAAGATCTGCAATTGTCACGAGGAGTCCCAACCTAGAGAGAGGCAGAGAACAAGAAAACTTAGCGACCCCATCAACAAACTAGAATCAGCAAAGGAACTTCATCGTCGTCCAGAAAGCTGTGCCGATGACATGCTTTATATTCCTGACATGCCTACCTCACCTTCCTCACCGACTAACAGGACCTATAACCTTATTGCAAGCAAGCAAATGGTTGGAATTTTTCTTTCAGTGTGGGTTAGAAAGGAGTTGGTGCCTCACATTGGTCATCTCAGGGTAGATTCTGTTTGTAGAGGAATAATGGGTCGTCTTGGCAACAAG GGATGTATATCAATAAGCATGTCATTGCACCAAACGAGCTTTTGCTTCGTGTGCAGTCACCTGGCTTCTGGGGAGAAGGAAGGCGATGAACTAAAGAGGAACGCTGATGTAGCTGAGATCCTCAAGAGCACACAATTCCCCAAGATTTGCAAGCATAGACCTCGTCGAGCCCCTGAAAGAATAGTTGATCATGA CCGTATAATTTGGCTAGGAGATTTAAATTATCGAGTAGCTTTGAGTTATGAGGAAACGAAGGTTCTGTTGGAGGATAATGACTGGGACACCCTGCTGGAGAAGGATCAG TTGAATATTGAAAGAGAAGCAGGGAGAGTATTCAAGGGTTTCAAAGAAGGACAGATCTTGTTCGCTCCTACTTACAAGTACACACAAAACTCAGATTCTTATGCTGGAGAAACTGTTAAATCCAGAAGGAAACGTCGAACACCAGCATG GTGCGATAGGATATTATGGCGTGGTGATGGCATTGAGCAGTTGTCCTATGTCCGCCGCGAGTCAAGATTTTCCGATCACAGACCGGTTTGTGCTGTCTTCGCAGCAGAGGTTGAAATGAGGAACAGAACCACTAACAGATTCAGGAAAGGTTACTCCTGTGCGGCTGCAAAACTGGAATTTGATAGCTGCATACCCCAAAGGCATAGCTTATATGAATTCTAA
- the LOC133694806 gene encoding protein ALTERED PHOSPHATE STARVATION RESPONSE 1-like, with translation MGSASSKVDKTEPLALCKERRKFIKQAIDSRYNLAAAHVSYINSLRNIGVALRRFAEAEVLIESSLSTTSATELDKSPSHSSYLSPSPSHNAEVSDSPLHFESPISPPVLNMNYMRAGGGGNAVTVKFNLNNSSDFVEDESLGFSMPPPPPPPPFESGGSWDFFDPSDTGESFRFVGHGDLDMEFDDIGGWNEFRSERVGVEHSVVDAKGKWTEVGLDKNSRVHEETLKPGVELTGVENSGNSITQNGSCNFIVEGTATSSRLRAVEGSSGQVLVGQMRHVEEGQNVNVSTLGQSGSKREKAVAVNNLSAEREDPSEFITHRAKDFLSSIKDIEHRFFRASESGKEVSRMLEANNIRVGYTEAKGGSSASAILVAVKFVCCRGKTALVSHEPMEHMTKVITWKRTASLRSSSSRNPLVTATKDDASDSGNDFVEEFCMIAGSHSSTLDRLYAWERKLYDEIKAGESIWKEYDRKCDQLRHQFAKDQSVHVIDKTRAVVKDLHSRIRVAIHSVDSISKRIEKIRDEELQPQLLELIQGLIRMWKNMLECHHAQYITISLAYHSRRSTETPQGDTRRQIMSQLQQEIECFGFSFANWINSHASYVEALNGWLQNCILQPQERSKSRRPFSPRRLLAPPLFVLCRDWSAGIKGLPSEELNNAIRTLLTDLHHLMEQQEEQLQKEEKVVDVNNGESGGKENERNDDVSSSLYCIHAILTKVLDRLNNFSEASLKMYEDIRQKTEAARVSYLNCRPLRC, from the exons ATGGGTTCTGCGAGCTCCAAAGTTGACAAAACTGAACCTTTGGCTCTGTGCAAGGAAAGGAggaaattcataaagcaagcaATCGATTCGAGGTACAATCTTGCAGCAGCTCATGTCTCATACATTAACTCTCTTAGAAACATTGGTGTAGCTCTCCGGCGATTCGCTGAAGCGGAGGTTTTGATAGAGTCTTCTCTGTCAACAACCTCAGCCACCGAGCTTGACAAGTCTCCATCACATTCTTCAtacctctctccctctccctcccaCAATGCAGAGGTCTCAGATTCACCATTGCACTTTGAGAGTCCAATATCACCACCAGTGTTGAATATGAATTATATGAGAGCTGGTGGAGGTGGTAATGCAGTTACTGTtaagtttaatttgaataatagTAGTGATTTTGTAGAGGATGAGTCGTTAGGGTTCTCCATGCCCCCGCCgccgcctcctcctccttttgAGTCAGGTGGCTCTTGGGATTTTTTTGATCCAAGTGATACTGGTGAGAGTTTTAGATTTGTAGGGCATGGTGACTTGGATATGGAGTTTGATGATATTGGAGGGTGGAATGAGTTTAGGAGTGAAAGGGTTGGTGTTGAACATAGTGTGGTGGATGCAAAAGGAAAATGGACAGAAGTTGGTTTGGATAAAAACAGTCGAGTACATGAAGAAACTTTGAAGCCTGGTGTGGAGCTAACCGGGGTTGAAAATTCTGGCAATTCAATAACTCAAAATGGCAGTTGTAACTTCATAGTGGAAGGTACTGCCACATCATCTAGATTGAGAGCAGTTGAAGGTTCTAGCGGACAAGTACTTGTTGGTCAGATGAGGCATGTAGAAGAGGGGCAGAATGTTAATGTTTCCACCCTTGGACAATCAGGTTCAAAGAGGGAGAAAGCAGTAGCGGTGAACAATTTGTCTGCAGAGAGAGAGGATCCGTCGGAGTTCATTACGCATAGAGCTAAGGATTTTCTTTCAAGTATTAAGGATATAGAGCATCGCTTTTTTAGAGCCTCTGAATCTGGCAAGGAGGTCTCCAGAATGCTTGAGGCAAACAATATCAGGGTTGGATATACTGAGGCAAAAG GGGGGTCATCTGCCTCAGCTATTTTGGTGGCTGTAAAATTTGTTTGCTGTCGTGGAAAGACTGCACTTGTTTCTCATG AACCTATGGAACATATGACTAAGGTCATCACATGGAAACGGACAGCATCTTTGAGGTCATCTTCATCAAGAAATCCTCTTGTCACGGCAACAAAAGATGATGCCTCTGATAGTGGTAATGATTTTGTTGAAGAGTTCTGCATGATTGCAGGGAGTCATTCCTCCACCCTTGACAGACTGTATGCATGGGAAAGAAAACTCTATGATGAAataaag GCCGGTGAATCTATCTGGAAAGAGTATGATCGGAAGTGTGACCAGCTTAGGCACCAGTTTGCCAAAGATCAAAGCGTTCATGTGATTGACAAAACCCGGGCTGTTGTAAAGGATCTACATTCACGCATAAGAGTGGCAATTCATTCTGTAGATTCAATATCAAAGCGGATTGAGAAAATAAGAGATGAAGAGTTGCAGCCGCAACTTCTAGAATTAATTCAAGG GTTGATCAGGATGTGGAAGAACATGCTTGAATGCCATCATGCACAGTACATCACAATCTCATTAGCATACCATTCAAGGAGATCAACAGAAACTCCTCAGGGAGATACTCGGAGGCAGATTATGTCTCAGCTTCAGCAGGAGATTGAATGCTTCGGTTTTAGCTTTGCAAACTGGATTAACAGTCATGCTTCCTATGTGGAAGCTCTAAATGGGTGGCTGCAAAATTGCATCCTGCAACCACAGGAGCGTTCCAAGAGTAGGAGGCCATTCTCCCCTCGCCGACTCTTGGCCCCACCTTTATTTGTTCTCTGTCGTGATTGGTCGGCTGGGATCAAAGGTTTGCCATCTGAGGAACTTAATAATGCCATCAGAACCCTCTTAACTGATTTGCACCACCTAATGGAGCAACAAGAAGAACAGTTACAAAAGGAAGAGAAAGTAGTTGATGTAAACAATGGAGAATCAGGAGGCAAAGAGAATGAAAGGAATGATGACGTGTCATCGAGCTTGTACTGCATACATGCAATTTTGACAAAGGTTCTTGACAGACTGAACAATTTTTCCGAGGCTTCATTGAAAATGTACGAGGATATCAGGCAGAAAACTGAAGCAGCTCGAGTGTCTTACTTGAATTGCAGGCCGCTTAGGTGttaa
- the LOC133694807 gene encoding acyl-coenzyme A oxidase 2, peroxisomal-like, which yields MVQKKQNPTAENETLVVSRRIQRVSLHLAPVPRPLHEHDTQEQLGLFPCARSAKLDVETEKLSLYMRGKYREIQEKIYEYFHARPELQTPLEISKDDHRELCWRQMYGLIKEAGIRPLKYVVEDPGKYFAIVEAAGAVDISLGIKLGVQYSLWGGSVINLGTKKHKDKYFEGIDSLEYPGCFAMTELHHGSNVQGLQTVATFDPITDAFIINTPSDGAIKWWIGNAAVNGKFASVFAKLMLPAHDAKGVSDMGVHAFIVPIRDLKTHQALPGIEIHDCGHKVGLNGVDNGALRFTSVRIPRDNLLNRFGDVSWDGKYTSSLPTINKRFAATLGELVGGRVALASSSTSVLKIANAIAIRYSLLRQQFGPPKQPEVSILDYQSQQHKLMPMLASTYAFHFATSYLVEIYSQMKTTHVEQLVGDVHTLSAGLKAYVTSYTAKSLSVCREACGGHGYAAVNRFGILRNDHDIFQTFEGDNTVLLQQVAADLLKQYKQKFQGGTLAVTWNYLRESMNTYLSQPNPVTARWEGTEHLRDPKFQLDAFRYRTSRLLQSAAVRLRKHYKTLGGFGAWNRCLNHLLTLAESHIESVILAKFIETVEKCPDASTRAALKLVCDLYALNQIWNDIGTYRNVDYVAPNKAKAIHKLTDYLSFQVRNIAKELVDAFDLPNHVTRAPIAMQSEAYAQYTQYVGF from the exons ATGGTACAAAAGAAGCAAAATCCCACGGCCGAGAACGAAACACTTGTCGTATCTCGACGAATCCAACGGGTCTCCTTGCACTTGGCACCCGTACCCCGCCCTCTGCATGAGCATGACACGCAGGAGCAGCTAGGGTTGTTTCCATGTGCAAGATCAGCAAAACTTGATGTGGAAACGGAGAAGTTGTCGCTGTACATGAGAGGGAAATACAGAGAAATACAAGAGAAGATTTATGAGTATTTTCATGCAAGGCCAGAGTTGCAAACACCGCTGGAGATTTCAAAAGATGATCATAGAGAGCTATGTTGGAGACAAATGTATGGTTTGATTAAAGAAGCTGGTATTAGGCCTTTAAAATATGTTGTTGAAGATCCTGGCAAGTATTTTGCTATTGTTGAGGCTGCCGGTGCTGTGGATATCTCTCTTGGTATCAAGTTGGGAGTTCAGTATAG CCTTTGGGGAGGCTCTGTGATCAACTTAGGAACCAAAAAGCATAAGGATAAGTACTTTGAAGGTATTGACAGTTTGGAGTATCCAGGTTGTTTTGCTATGACGGAGCTCCATCATG GCTCAAATGTTCAAGGTCTCCAAACAGTTGCAACATTTGATCCAATTACAGATGCATTTATAATCAACACACCCAGTGACGGGGCCATCAAATGGTGGATTGGCAATGCTGCAGTTAATGGAAAATTTGCTTCTGTTTTTGCTAAGCTGATGTTGCCTGCTCATGATGCTAAAGGTGTCTCTGATATGGGTGTCCATGCCTTCATTGTTCCAATAAGGGATTTGAAGACCCACCAGGCACTTCCAGGAATTGAAATACATGATTGTGGCCACAAGGTTGGCCTGAATGGGGTAGATAATGGAGCATTAAGATTCACTTCAGTAAGAATTCCCCGAGATAATCTTCTCAATCGATTTGGAGATGTGTCCTGGGATGGGAAGTACACAAGTAGTCTTCCAACCATAAACAAACGATTTGCTGCTACACTAGGGGAACTTGTAGGTGGAAGGGTAGCCCTTGCATCTTCTTCAACTAGTGTCCTCAAGATTGCTAATGCAATTGCCATCCGATATTCTTTATTGCGCCAGCAGTTTGGTCCTCCCAAGCAACCTGAAGTTAGTATTCTTGATTATCAGTCTCAACAGCACAAGCTCATGCCAATGCTGGCTTCAACTTACGCATTTCATTTTGCCACTTCGTATTTGGTAGAAATATATTCTCAGATGAAAACGACACATGTTGAACAATTGGTTGGAGATGTCCATACGCTTTCGGCAGGCCTCAAGGCTTATGTGACGTCCTATACAGCAAAATCATTGAGTGTCTGTAGGGAAGCCTGTGGAGGCCATGGTTATGCTGCCGTCAACCGGTTTGGTATCTTGAGGAATGATCATGACATATTCCAGACATTTGAAGGGGACAACACAGTACTTCTACAACAG GTAGCAGCTGATCTCTTGAAGCAATACAAGCAAAAATTTCAAGGTGGGACACTGGCTGTTACATGGAACTATTTGAGAGAATCAATGAACACATACCTCTCACAGCCAAATCCTGTAACAGCACGCTGGGAAGGTACAGAACACTTGCGAGATCCTAAATTCCAACTGGATGCCTTCAGA TACCGAACATCTAGATTGCTTCAAAGTGCTGCTGTTCGACTTCGCAAGCATTATAAAACTCTTGGGGGATTTGGAGCTTGGAATCGATGCTTGAATCACCTTCTGACACTTGCAGAGTCTCATATTGAGTCTGTCATCCTTGCAAAGTTCATTGAAACCGTGGAGAA ATGTCCTGATGCAAGTACACGAGCTGCTTTGAAACTTGTCTGCGATCTTTATGCCTTGAATCAAATCTGGAATGACATAGGAACCTATCGAAATGTTGACTATGTGGCACCGAACAAAGCTAAG GCAATCCACAAGCTGACAGATTACTTAAGTTTCCAAGTGAGAAATATTGCGAAGGAGCTTGTTGACGCATTTGATCTTCCTAATCATGTTACAAGGGCCCCAATTGCCATGCAGTCAGAAGCTTATGCTCAGTACACACAGTACGTTGGGTTCTGA
- the LOC133694808 gene encoding nudix hydrolase 7-like, which translates to MQIYALLLFILPGTYSYECRSVLSFILPGTYFPLFCTESTSAALVSTCYRLPISRRNMSSPPTSVLKGQTALPSDKVQQIGLLNAVNDKYGGVVVDMKEPMDSHIYVPLLRASISQWRQQGKKGVWIKLPIQQANLVEPTVKEGFRYHHAESNYLMLVYWIPDSPDTLPANASHIVGIGAFVMNNKREVLVVKEKHGYFKGKDAWKFPTGVVNQGEDICAAAIREVKEETGIDTEFMEILAFSQTHQQFLGKSDLFFVCMLQPLSFDITKQDSEIKAAQWIPIDEYVNQTYNREHKPFEYIAKICLTKSQSSYGGFSAVHTLTSSGKLPYLYFNGQDFKP; encoded by the exons GTGCTTTCTTTCATCTTGCCAGGAACTTACTTTCCACTTTTCTGCACTGAATCGACGTCTGCAGCTCTGGTTTCTACTTG TTATAGACTCCCAATCTCAAGAAGAAATATGTCGTCTCCCCCAACCAGTGTATTGAAGGGACAGACAGCACTACCTTCAGATAAAGTTCAACAGATTGGGCTACTTAATGCAGTTAATGATAAATATGGAGGAGTTGTGGTGGATATGAAGGAACCCATGGACTCTCACATCTATGTTCCTTTGCTTAGAGCTTCGATATCCCAATGGAGGCAACAG GGGAAGAAGGGTGTTTGGATCAAATTGCCTATTCAACAAGCTAACCTTGTTGAACCTACAGTTAAG GAGGGTTTTAGGTACCACCATGCTGAATCAAATTACTTGATGCTGGTCTATTGGATTCCTGACAGTCCTGATACTCTTCCTGCAAATGCTTCACATATAGTTGGCATTGGTGCCTTTGTTATGAACAATAAGAGAGAG GTGCTGGTAGTTAAGGAGAAACATGGATACTTCAAAGGTAAAGATGCATGGAAGTTTCCTACAGGCGTTGTTAATCAG GGTGAGGATATTTGTGCGGCTGCAATTCGAGAAGTAAAAGAAGAGACAGGA ATTGACACAGAATTTATGGAAATTTTAGCATTCAG CCAAACCCACCAGCAATTCCTTGGaaaatcagatttattttttgtttgcatgTTACAACCACTCTCCTTTGACATCACAAAACAAGATTCAGAGATTAAGGCAGCCCAG TGGATTCCAATCGATGAGTATGTGAACCAAACTTACAACCGGGAACACAAGCCATTCGAATATATTGCCAAGATATGCTTAACTAAGTCACAGAGTAGCTATGGTGGATTTTCAGCAGTGCATACACTAACATCATCTGGCAAACTGCCCTATTTGTACTTCAATGGGCAAGATTTCAAACCGTGA